One genomic segment of Mytilus galloprovincialis chromosome 5, xbMytGall1.hap1.1, whole genome shotgun sequence includes these proteins:
- the LOC143076598 gene encoding uncharacterized protein LOC143076598, with protein MMTKVRHKTEDTSNKMHNLVHALAVQDRVSADDLEECVPQADILTIPNEAFLPSKVDYTQLNQEYNILIQRVLVENIIQLKECKEFVIYHIPHQFSNESRKKSCVIPLGILEKDENKTEEMIEIIEHLQQYTPKAHNKMMPLLMGGDGLSVERGEGAQRARADGISQEDRLEGFIWKSEDWHAHVISLQDTFNQLFKGTSSPEKGTLFQLRNLFEHRGVKSEVKDAVNSCRDFLRFVTQGYVILAALNVLNMHSVKDIEESLSTKTKGEKKTFMENLSKNIVSKFLQTETPSLKQKGHGNKINKENRVPCGFPGCQKTFFRDGKCRLNHRAICPYRHLTYLSVPDEETDLDQQSTLNQSEEQQEKPDYKFNYSCCLLREGLQDWIREDSSKENDGDRLVRMWRFDFLRFSLYNHTKYRLLAFRLQAQLMALLPPKLAHQLRHNRCINIHGVEGCNVPADQALEFLNMRAKDALNSLHGNMSSASIQRCGRSLQGCNVIIDSYTRGLDQYFGKPTNSKPSMKKDISKLVEHLGSENLFATVPGRHHRSFPTIKSDPLEKLDGCKLNQWLTEKRESFARTQRLRSYFVQ; from the exons ATGATGACTAAAGTTAGACACAAAACAGAAGACACGTCTAACAAAATGCATAATCTTGTGCATGCTTTAGCTGTTCAAGACAGAGTTTCTGCAGATGACCTGGAAGAATGTGTACCTCAGGCTGATATACTAACTATACCAAATGAAGCTTTCCTACCCAGTAAAGTGGACTACACTCAACTTAACCaagaatacaacattttaattcAAAGGGTTCTTGTTGAGAACATAATACAGTTGAAAGAATGCAAGGAATTCGTCATTTATCATATACCACATCAATTTTCAAACGAATCAAGGAAAAAAAGTTGTGTG ATACCACTTGGCATTTTGGAGAAAGACGAAAATAAAACGGaagaaatgatagaaattataGAACATTTACAACAGTATACTCCTAAAGCACACAACAAGATGATGCCACTTTTGATGGGAGGTGATGGACTCTCTGTTGAAAGAGGGGAAGGAGCACAGAGAGCAAGAGCTGATGGGATTTCACAAGAAGATCGCTTAGAAGGTTTTATTTGGAAAAGCGAAGACTGGCATGCCCATGTCATATCATTGCAG GACACATTCAACCAGCTGTTTAAAGGAACTTCCTCACCAGAAAAGGGAACATTATTTCAGTTACGAAACCTTTTTGAACACAGAGGTGTTAAGTCTGAG GTAAAAGATGCTGTAAATAGTTGTCGGGACTTCCTGCGTTTTGTGACACAAGGGTATGTCATCCTTGCTGCTCTAAATGTGCTAAATATGCACTCAGTGAAAGACATTGAAGAGAGCCTTAGTACTAAAACAAAGGGAGAGAAGAAGACTTTTAtggaaaatttatcaaaaaatatagtTTCCAAATTCCTTCAAACAGAGACACCATCTTTAAAGCAGAAAGGGCATGGAAATAAGATTAATAAGGAGAACCGAGTACCATGTGGCTTTCCGGGGTGTCAAAAGACATTTTTTAGGGACGGAAAATGTAGACTAAACCATCGTGCCATCTGCCCATATAGACATCTCACATATTTGAGTGTACCTGATGAAGAGACAGACTTAGACCAACAGTCTACTTTAAACCAGTCAGAGGAACAGCAGGAAAAACCAGATTACAAATTCAATTATTCCTGTTGTCTGCTAAGAGAAGGTCTCCAAGACTGGATCAGAGAAGATTCTTCAAAGGAGAATGACGGAGACAGGCTAGTGAGAATGTGGAGGTTTGACTTTCTTAGATTTTCACTATATAATCACACCAAATATCGCCTTTTAGCCTTTCGTTTACAAGCGCAATTAATGGCTCTTTTACCACCAAAATTAGCACATCAGCTGAGACACAACAGATGCATAAACATTCATGGAGTTGAGGGGTGTAATGTTCCAGCCGACCAAGCACTTGAGTTTTTAAACATGAGGGCAAAGGATGCATTGAATTCACTGCATGGCAATATGTCCTCAGCCTCCATTCAAAGATGTGGAAGAAGTCTACAAGGGTGCAACGTCATAATAGACTCGTATACCAGAGGCCTAGATCAGTATTTTGGCAAACCAACAAATTCAAAACCATCAATGAAAAAGGACATTTCAAAGCTTGTTGAACATTTGGGTTCTGAAAATTTATTTGCCACTGTTCCTGGTCGCCATCACAGGTCATTTCCAACAATAAAAAGTGATCCGTTAGAAAAGTTGGATGGTTGTAAATTGAACCAGTGGCTAACAGAAAAGAGGGAAAGTTTTGCCAGGACCCAGAGATTGAGATCTTACTTCGTACAATAA